In Megachile rotundata isolate GNS110a unplaced genomic scaffold, iyMegRotu1 scaffold0089, whole genome shotgun sequence, a single genomic region encodes these proteins:
- the LOC143266200 gene encoding uncharacterized protein LOC143266200 has protein sequence MVRGGWYPQKKMKRVDVRVPGLTNVGVVCKGKKKYRIKERQEAARRTTAATATKPSTKASYYHLSPMNALCIHCSAKHFAAERTQSGHFSTCCSNGKVLSNLRPIHPYLREVFTNPDHMDFNYFQENSRYLNSAFSFCSLGLKIDNPPPCAYYLIGRGELFHRVSPLHQEDSSYTNANMPYCSAYSCNIETATRLRYEAAKLNPRILHDISVITQENSALAQQYLHAYEKEQEMIRRQQPRPTVYIQLSPGPAVAGIHVGRTNLPTTREDVAVLYGDHDGLPRQQHQLLIQHRATPNTDPLQIVKIVNPLLDAMLYLLLDPYSIIGWHTGIRHAITTEVRKYVTIRLHAVHQMTIRDDLEYLHDTGKLFQQWLVDKALQVEEDKLQWLQENQTALRLDSLQNIGDFNNPARRNSLTNQTNRETSVPILLPSSFIGGPRHALNTMRDMLAMSMQLGAATFFVTFTANPA, from the coding sequence ATGGTCCGCGGTGGTTGGTACCCACAGAAGAAGATGAAGAGGGTAGATGTACGCGTGCCGGGACTGACGAACGTCGGCGTCGTTTGCAAAGGGAAAAAAAAGTACCGCATAAAAGAACGCCAAGAGGCCGCACGCCGAACCACAGCAGCCACGGCCACAAAGCCATCGACGAAGGCCTCTTATTATCATCTGAGTCCGATGAATGCCCTCTGCATTCACTGTTCTGCTAAACACTTTGCAGCAGAGCGCACACAGTCTGGACACTTTTCAACATGCTGTTCCAACGGAAAAGTGTTGTCTAACCTTCGGCCGATCCACCCGTACCTGCGTGAGGTGTTCACCAATCCGGACCACATGGACTTCAACTATTTTCAGGAGAACAGCCGCTACCTGAACTCCGCTTTCAGTTTCTGCTCTCTCGGTCTTAAAATTGATAACCCTCCGCCTTGCGCTTACTATCTCATTGGTAGAGGAGAACTCTTTCACCGTGTTAGTCCCTTGCACCAAGAAGATAGTTCGTACACAAACGCAAATATGCCGTATTGCTCTGCATATTCTTGCAACATCGAAACAGCCACAAGACTCCGCTACGAGGCCGCTAAATTGAATCCTCGCATACTCCACGACATCAGTGTGATTACGCAGGAGAACTCGGCGCTCGCTCAACAGTACCTTCATGCGTACGAAAAGGAGCAGGAAATGATTCGCCGACAACAACCGCGCCCAACAGTATATATACAGTTGTCGCCTGGCCCTGCTGTCGCCGGTATACACGTTGGCCGAACAAATCTTCCGACTACACGCGAGGATGTAGCAGTGTTATATGGTGACCATGATGGTCTTCCGCGCCAACAACACCAACTCCTAATCCAACACCGTGCCACTCCTAACACCGATCCTTTGCAAATTGTTAAGATCGTTAATCCGCTCCTTGACGCCATGCTCTACCTACTTCTTGATCCGTACTCCATCATCGGATGGCACACGGGTATCCGTCATGCCATTACAACCGAGGTCCGGAAATATGTGACCATTCGCCTGCACGCCGTTCATCAGATGACCATTCGCGACGATCTGGAATACTTGCACGACACCGGCAAGTTGTTCCAGCAATGGTTGGTGGACAAGGCTCTGCAGGTTGAAGAGGATAAACTTCAATGGTTACAAGAGAACCAGACTGCCCTCCGCTTGGATTCCTTGCAGAACATCGGCGACTTTAATAATCCCGCTCGCAGAAACTCTCTTACGAACCAGACGAATCGAGAAACAAGTGTCCCAATCTTGCTGCCATCTTCTTTCATCGGGGGACCCCGTCATGCATTGAATACTATGCGCGACATGTTGGCCATGTCCATGCAACTTGGTGCTGCGACATTCTTTGTTACATTTACAGCCAACCCTGCGTAG